The genomic stretch CACATGCTTTAAAGGGGAGGGTAATTGTTTGAGCTCCACCCCCTTTTTCTACGTGGATTCATttagatcttcatcttcattatTGGGCCTCAATTCTTCCTACTTTGGCATTCTTGTGATAAATGTAATTTTATGTTACTTCTAATGGCTATGACTTCGAATTCTCTTTGGTGATCACCACATTCTTCAACAAATTATGAtcactacaacgaggaagggctttaaaagcgctttttatagcctttaaaagcgcttaaaagcgctgtgaaaggtggcgctggcgtagctaacaaaagcgcttctgaaagcgctctggtaggcccccctataagagcgcttttctggaaaaaacgctcttgtaggcccccctttaagagcgcttttctggaaaaagcgctctggtaggcccccctttaagtgcgctttttccagaaaagcgctgtgataggcccccctgtgagagtaaaaaataaaaaaaaaaacgcaacatactaaagcgcttttggaaaaacgctcttatagggtgggctttaagagcgctttttctggaaaaagcgctctgatagccccccctataagagcgcttttccaaaagcgctttagtatgttgctttttttttttattttttttgcttttttattaatctttggcagcgcttttacaaagaagcgctttagtaggtgggcctttaagagcgcttttcaaaagcgctttcgttgctaaatgaggtattttaatgtgcagcctgtaatttaatcctcccggtcgacctgtaatattttcgacctgtaatatgttttcaacctgtaatattttcgacctgtaatttattttcgacgatattatttcagccatcagtaagacaatatatatatatatatatatactaatataataccattataatatccaaaattatatatatatacatcattacaacatcaataatattatagttcaaatcgacacaaatcctacatgaaaaagcgcttaatataaaattgacacaaatcttctttgatttcttccaacttaagcttcgggtacgcagcagcacggaattcgtcaaggtactacaaaacaaaaacataatatgaatgatatatttagttaaatgtaataaattatatgaaattatcttaagttataaattcataccgtgagcggaatctctaattgattcgcctgaaggatttctttcatatacctcaaaacaaagtatccgcaatcgtaactgtttcgctgttgcggacactacatagaaaaacaaataagattatatagttgtcttgttttatcaagtagcataaatatattataagcaacattgtgaaaaataatgtacctgcacttggatccaagtaatgttgttagatttagttcgggatacctgtgcgtcccgttgacttcggaacacttgtattgatctaattaacaaatatataaaagcatatgtttagatcaatcccacaaataagtaaatatataaatatacacgaatatatatttagaacgatcccacttacaaatcaacgatgtccttcatggccggataattggtccattcaccatttaccgaattcagataatacacgacttcccttatagggttgatagcaagcagcaaccagtgtgctctataaattaaaacaataggttatatgaaaattttgctatacacaaaagaaacagagattagatgaacaaagaatgagaaactaaccctactggtcgggtattatacgcccaaagatgcagactttctgtattgccggtggacatgaatctatctactaagcgctgtctaactgattccggttccgaagcaattgccattccgctgcagtgggcggaagacacgaaacggaatctgttagacaacggagtcccgcgcaacactctgtcatacaacaaccttaaataaaaacataataaacattagattattttcattgaaatgtgtaaataaattatattgtgggactaattaaataatatatcggatgagtgaatattaccggatgtatgagtgcatgttagtgacgcctagttg from Vicia villosa cultivar HV-30 ecotype Madison, WI linkage group LG4, Vvil1.0, whole genome shotgun sequence encodes the following:
- the LOC131600008 gene encoding uncharacterized protein LOC131600008; protein product: MVDMSDLKDGALREIVMDESVFGIEFKSLITIDDLEEIFKHDQLGVTNMHSYIRLLYDRVLRGTPLSNRFRFVSSAHCSGMAIASEPESVRQRLVDRFMSTGNTESLHLWAYNTRPVGAHWLLLAINPIREVVYYLNSVNGEWTNYPAMKDIVDLSIQVFRSQRDAQVSRTKSNNITWIQVQCPQQRNSYDCGYFVLRYMKEILQANQLEIPLTYLDEFRAAAYPKLKLEEIKEDLCQFYIKRFFM